In Levilactobacillus brevis, a single genomic region encodes these proteins:
- a CDS encoding C40 family peptidase codes for MTTTSGANTAQTTQVSQAPATTTTTNTSSTGSAAAQNTSYQHTNTTGQTTATNTATSTTTNTTAASSNSAVAKALAVANSGVPYVYGGSSLSGFDCSGLVQYAFGLSARTTYQQTNLGTHHYDVVNAPAGAILFWGSDSAPYHDGISLGNGKYVAAQNESDGIGVFSQTYWPASYYIVVN; via the coding sequence ATGACCACGACTAGCGGCGCCAACACCGCTCAAACCACGCAGGTCAGCCAAGCACCAGCAACCACGACAACGACCAACACCAGCTCGACTGGTTCGGCTGCTGCGCAAAACACCAGTTACCAACACACCAACACGACTGGCCAAACAACCGCCACCAATACGGCTACTTCAACGACGACCAACACAACGGCCGCGAGTTCCAACAGCGCCGTCGCTAAGGCCCTTGCGGTTGCGAACAGTGGCGTTCCTTACGTTTACGGTGGCAGTTCTCTCAGTGGCTTTGACTGCTCCGGCTTGGTTCAATACGCCTTTGGCCTGAGCGCCCGGACGACTTACCAACAAACCAATCTGGGCACCCACCACTATGACGTGGTCAACGCCCCCGCTGGCGCTATCCTCTTCTGGGGTTCCGACAGCGCGCCTTACCATGACGGGATTTCCCTGGGGAATGGCAAGTACGTTGCCGCCCAAAACGAATCCGATGGGATTGGCGTCTTCAGCCAAACTTACTGGCCAGCTAGCTACTACATCGTGGTTAACTAA
- a CDS encoding response regulator transcription factor: MKLLMIEDNHSVSQMMSMFFKKEQWDAEFAYDGNEAVEMFKAAPNDWDMVTLDLNLPGMDGMQVSAEIRKLSPTVPIIMLTARDSESDQVLGLEMGADDYVTKPFSPITLIARIKALHRRAELGPISKGSETVPLDDTESFDVVTENFKLNTKTREAYLNGQQIHDLTPKEFDLLKTLAQKPRQVFSREQLLQLVWDYEYYGDERTVDAHIKKLRQKIEKVGPQIIQTVWGVGYKFDDSGADQQ, from the coding sequence ATGAAGTTATTAATGATTGAAGATAACCATTCAGTTTCACAAATGATGTCGATGTTTTTTAAGAAGGAACAGTGGGACGCAGAATTTGCGTACGACGGTAATGAAGCCGTTGAAATGTTTAAGGCCGCACCCAATGATTGGGACATGGTGACGCTCGACCTCAACCTGCCCGGTATGGACGGGATGCAGGTGAGCGCCGAGATTCGTAAGCTGTCGCCAACCGTGCCGATTATCATGTTAACAGCCAGAGATTCCGAGAGCGATCAGGTTTTGGGACTGGAAATGGGCGCGGATGATTACGTTACCAAGCCCTTCAGTCCAATTACGTTGATTGCCCGGATTAAGGCGTTGCATCGGCGGGCCGAGCTCGGGCCGATTTCAAAGGGTTCCGAGACGGTACCGCTAGACGATACCGAGTCATTCGACGTGGTGACGGAGAACTTTAAGCTGAATACCAAGACGCGCGAGGCGTACTTGAACGGCCAGCAGATTCACGACCTGACACCGAAGGAATTCGATCTACTGAAGACGTTGGCGCAGAAGCCCCGGCAGGTCTTCTCCCGAGAACAGCTCCTGCAGCTGGTCTGGGACTACGAATACTACGGGGATGAACGGACCGTGGATGCCCACATCAAAAAACTCCGACAAAAAATTGAAAAGGTTGGCCCGCAGATTATTCAAACGGTCTGGGGCGTGGGTTATAAATTCGACGATAGTGGAGCAGATCAGCAATGA
- a CDS encoding HAMP domain-containing histidine kinase, with protein MKLMYQQMLGFFAAIMIILIIMGVSYSQMTRHMVYSNTWNSLEKYSNSLIEQSLRISSQDAHTVNFDTTSLESSEQLLQNQAISTTIYSASNKVVFPASVYQQSIKASDWKKLKNNQIIHKVVDRRVRNKNGRVSPAMTEVMKPYFYNNRLVAVVVMGAFVSDINTSVNQINRNLIRALLVSIVVAIVASYILARYYTSRINRLRKATNQVAKGNYDVEMTSKNRDEIDDLINDFNGMAHSLKDSQEEIQRQEQRRREFMANASHEMRTPLTTINGLLEGLAYDAIPEESKEESIDLMRSETSRLIRLVNENLDYEKIRSNQISLNLHEFNAVDALHNIVEQLKQKADDSGDTLELQAPKEIPVYADYDRFVQIMFNIAQNAIQFTQHGTITLSAQRGYEETIVKVADTGMGMTEEQLQNIWERYYKADPSRKNTKYGESGLGLSIVHQLVQLHHGKISVTSKENVGTTFTVIFPDQHQTNSERAKMD; from the coding sequence ATGAAGCTAATGTACCAACAGATGTTGGGGTTCTTTGCGGCGATTATGATTATCCTGATTATCATGGGCGTTTCCTACTCCCAGATGACCCGGCACATGGTCTACAGCAATACCTGGAATTCGCTTGAAAAGTATTCCAACAGTTTAATTGAACAGTCTTTACGTATCAGTTCACAAGACGCGCACACGGTTAATTTTGATACAACCTCGCTGGAGAGTAGCGAACAGTTGCTGCAAAACCAGGCGATTAGTACCACGATCTACAGTGCCAGCAACAAGGTCGTCTTTCCGGCCAGTGTGTATCAGCAGTCGATTAAGGCGTCTGACTGGAAGAAACTCAAGAATAATCAAATTATTCACAAAGTGGTCGATCGGCGGGTACGGAACAAGAACGGCCGGGTCAGTCCAGCCATGACAGAAGTGATGAAGCCGTACTTTTACAATAACCGCTTGGTCGCCGTGGTTGTGATGGGGGCGTTTGTCTCCGATATCAATACCAGTGTGAACCAGATTAATCGTAATTTGATTCGGGCGTTGCTGGTTTCCATCGTGGTGGCGATCGTCGCCAGCTATATTTTGGCCCGATATTACACGTCGCGAATTAACCGGCTGCGAAAGGCAACAAATCAAGTGGCTAAAGGGAATTACGATGTTGAGATGACCAGTAAGAATCGCGATGAAATTGATGATCTGATCAATGATTTCAACGGGATGGCCCATTCGTTAAAGGACTCACAAGAAGAGATTCAGCGACAGGAACAGCGCCGGCGCGAATTCATGGCGAATGCGTCCCACGAGATGCGTACGCCACTGACCACCATCAATGGATTGCTGGAGGGACTGGCTTACGACGCCATTCCTGAAGAAAGTAAGGAGGAGAGTATCGACCTGATGCGTAGTGAAACCAGTCGGCTAATTCGCTTGGTCAACGAGAACTTAGACTACGAAAAGATCCGTTCAAACCAGATTTCGCTCAACCTTCACGAATTCAATGCCGTGGATGCACTCCATAATATAGTAGAACAATTAAAACAAAAGGCCGATGATAGCGGGGATACTCTCGAGTTACAGGCGCCGAAAGAAATTCCGGTATACGCCGATTACGACCGGTTTGTTCAGATTATGTTTAACATTGCACAAAATGCCATTCAGTTTACCCAGCATGGAACCATTACGCTGTCCGCCCAACGCGGCTACGAGGAAACTATCGTCAAGGTGGCTGATACCGGGATGGGGATGACGGAGGAACAGCTTCAGAATATCTGGGAACGCTACTACAAGGCCGATCCGTCCCGTAAGAACACCAAGTACGGAGAGTCTGGACTGGGCTTGTCGATCGTTCACCAGCTGGTTCAGCTCCATCATGGTAAAATTAGTGTGACCAGCAAGGAAAACGTCGGCACGACCTTCACCGTTATTTTCCCCGATCAGCATCAGACCAATTCGGAACGCGCGAAGATGGATTAA
- a CDS encoding class I SAM-dependent methyltransferase, producing MKRVQITGKSVRKFEDGYPIVSLTDLENAQDFDNGAWVQLENHGHFVATAYFAKQHRGVGFVMSLRENESIDERFFTSKFRAAVAKRAAFADSPAYRLFNGTGDGLGGLVVDVFNGQYVFRWQNSAIKQQAKLIYAGFERIVGKGQTILAEVPGQEHLQLVSGQLEDQPSAVLENGVTYPVDLTVSRQLLALEFRDIRAWAKATSQQRRILNLFSAETGLVTAAMLGGAIEAVTVDPTNRATTAVQAQLAANNFDQAAVEMRTMDVANYLDYAVKHDLTFDTIFINPPAFIRGKKRAFTLEQDLQDLIEQALKLAKAGTQVVVTTTTPTYSMKRLRETISDAAQNYTGHVTVSNTYLSPNDFLTNRADRHSEALKGVQLTVD from the coding sequence TTGAAACGTGTACAAATTACCGGGAAGTCCGTTCGTAAATTTGAGGACGGCTATCCCATCGTATCTTTAACTGACTTAGAAAATGCCCAAGACTTCGACAATGGCGCTTGGGTGCAACTCGAAAATCATGGCCATTTTGTGGCCACAGCTTACTTTGCCAAGCAGCACCGGGGTGTGGGCTTCGTCATGAGTCTGCGGGAAAACGAAAGCATTGACGAACGCTTCTTTACCAGTAAGTTCCGTGCGGCGGTGGCTAAGCGGGCAGCTTTTGCTGACAGTCCAGCCTACCGGTTATTTAACGGAACCGGCGATGGCCTGGGCGGCTTGGTCGTTGACGTCTTCAACGGACAATACGTTTTCCGTTGGCAGAACAGCGCCATCAAGCAACAAGCTAAGTTGATTTACGCTGGTTTTGAACGGATCGTGGGCAAGGGCCAGACGATTCTGGCCGAAGTGCCGGGTCAAGAGCACTTACAACTGGTCAGCGGGCAATTAGAAGATCAGCCGTCAGCCGTATTGGAAAATGGGGTCACGTATCCCGTGGACTTAACGGTCAGCCGACAACTATTGGCCTTGGAATTCCGTGACATTCGGGCGTGGGCCAAGGCAACCAGCCAGCAGCGGCGGATTCTGAACTTGTTCAGCGCCGAAACGGGTCTGGTAACGGCCGCAATGCTCGGTGGGGCGATTGAAGCGGTCACCGTTGACCCGACTAATCGGGCCACGACGGCTGTTCAGGCGCAGTTGGCAGCGAACAACTTTGACCAAGCGGCCGTGGAAATGCGGACGATGGACGTGGCCAACTATCTGGATTATGCGGTCAAGCATGACCTCACCTTTGATACGATCTTCATCAATCCACCGGCCTTTATCCGCGGCAAGAAGCGGGCGTTCACCCTGGAACAAGACTTACAGGACCTGATTGAACAAGCGCTGAAGCTGGCCAAGGCGGGCACGCAGGTGGTTGTGACGACCACAACGCCGACCTACAGTATGAAGCGTCTGCGGGAGACAATTAGTGACGCGGCGCAAAATTATACCGGTCATGTAACTGTTTCCAACACGTACCTTTCACCGAACGACTTCTTGACGAATCGGGCCGACCGTCATAGCGAGGCGTTAAAGGGCGTTCAGCTGACTGTCGATTAA
- a CDS encoding GRP family sugar transporter translates to MGILLALIPTVCWGSIGLISGKLGGTSYQQTLGMTAGAVLFGLFSVFYFHTAISGMAMVVGIASGLCWSVGQFEQFQSMKFIGISRTVPISTGLQLVGTALAGVLLFHEWKTTRMVTMGTIAVIVLIAGAALTSLRDSRAQTSGTSQPMQAGKGATAIIISTIGYVLYTVIVNASGLPSKTVIFPQSLGMILGATIFVLFSRQKVMHKATAKNIMTGIVWGIGNFFMFMAIPSIGLAISYSLAQCGIVISTFGSIWLLGEKKTGREMVYITIGSLLVVVGGVTLGLMK, encoded by the coding sequence ATGGGTATTTTACTAGCTTTAATCCCCACTGTGTGTTGGGGAAGTATCGGGTTAATCAGTGGGAAACTAGGTGGAACATCCTACCAACAAACGTTGGGGATGACTGCCGGTGCCGTCTTGTTTGGTCTGTTTTCAGTCTTTTATTTCCATACGGCAATTTCGGGGATGGCGATGGTTGTTGGGATCGCGTCGGGACTTTGCTGGTCCGTGGGGCAGTTTGAACAATTCCAATCCATGAAGTTTATTGGTATCTCCCGGACGGTGCCCATTTCGACCGGTCTCCAGTTAGTGGGGACGGCGTTAGCTGGGGTCCTGTTATTCCATGAATGGAAAACGACGCGGATGGTGACCATGGGGACCATCGCCGTAATCGTATTGATTGCAGGGGCGGCGCTGACGTCGCTCCGTGATTCTCGTGCCCAGACGTCGGGAACGAGTCAACCGATGCAAGCCGGTAAAGGGGCCACTGCTATTATTATTTCCACGATCGGGTACGTGTTGTACACGGTCATCGTCAATGCTTCCGGTTTACCTTCTAAGACGGTCATCTTTCCGCAATCGCTGGGGATGATTCTGGGCGCCACGATTTTCGTGCTGTTCTCCCGGCAAAAGGTCATGCACAAGGCGACGGCCAAGAACATTATGACCGGGATCGTCTGGGGCATTGGGAACTTCTTCATGTTCATGGCCATCCCATCAATTGGTCTAGCCATCAGTTACTCGTTGGCCCAATGTGGGATTGTGATTTCAACCTTTGGGAGCATCTGGCTCTTGGGTGAAAAGAAGACTGGTCGCGAAATGGTCTACATCACGATTGGTTCCTTATTGGTCGTCGTTGGTGGGGTAACCCTCGGTTTGATGAAATAG
- a CDS encoding glucose-6-phosphate isomerase, which translates to MAHIAFDLSKLEPFVHDNELGEMQAMVTAADTELRQGTGAGSDFRDWLTLPKDYDKEEFARIKAAAKKIQSDSAVLVVIGIGGSYLGAKMAVDFLNDTFFNYLPADKRNAPQVFFAGNSVSADYVHDLINLIGDRDFSVNVISKSGTTTEPSIAFRIFKDMLIKKYGEAGAKERIYATTDKKRGALKTEANAAGYESFVIPDGVGGRYSVLSAVGLLPIAASGANIDELMQGAADAQDAYTNPDLTKNEAYQYAALRNILYRKGYTTELLENYEPRLQYLAEWWKQLTGESEGKDQKGIYPSSANFSTDLHSLGQYIQEGQRNLMETVVMIDKPRTDVDVPTADDDLDGLGYLQGKNMGFVNQKAFEGVVLAHTDGGVPNMSVHIPDTTPYTLGYLIYFFEVAIGISGYLNGINPFNQPGVEAYKTNMFALLGKPGFEKLGKELNARL; encoded by the coding sequence ATGGCACATATCGCCTTTGATCTTTCGAAACTTGAACCATTTGTTCATGACAACGAATTAGGAGAAATGCAAGCAATGGTGACGGCGGCGGACACTGAGTTACGCCAAGGAACCGGTGCGGGTAGCGACTTCCGTGATTGGTTAACGTTACCTAAGGATTACGACAAGGAAGAATTTGCCCGGATTAAGGCTGCAGCGAAGAAGATTCAATCCGACTCCGCTGTGCTGGTCGTTATCGGTATCGGGGGCTCTTACTTGGGTGCCAAGATGGCCGTTGATTTCTTGAACGATACGTTCTTCAACTATTTGCCAGCCGACAAGCGGAACGCCCCACAAGTCTTCTTTGCTGGGAACTCCGTGAGTGCCGACTACGTCCACGACCTGATTAACCTGATTGGCGATCGGGACTTCTCCGTTAACGTGATTTCGAAGTCTGGGACCACGACGGAACCATCCATTGCCTTCCGGATCTTCAAAGACATGTTGATCAAGAAGTATGGTGAAGCTGGTGCCAAGGAACGGATTTACGCGACGACTGATAAGAAGCGCGGTGCCTTGAAGACCGAAGCCAATGCTGCTGGTTACGAATCCTTCGTGATTCCTGATGGTGTTGGTGGCCGTTACTCCGTCCTGAGTGCCGTTGGCTTATTGCCAATCGCAGCTTCAGGTGCCAACATTGATGAGTTAATGCAAGGGGCTGCGGACGCACAAGACGCCTACACGAACCCTGATTTAACCAAGAACGAAGCTTACCAATACGCCGCCTTACGGAATATTTTGTACCGCAAGGGCTACACGACCGAATTGCTGGAAAACTACGAACCACGCCTGCAATACTTAGCAGAATGGTGGAAGCAGTTGACCGGTGAATCCGAAGGTAAGGATCAAAAGGGGATTTACCCATCTTCCGCCAACTTCAGTACCGACCTGCACTCCTTGGGTCAGTACATCCAAGAAGGGCAACGGAACCTGATGGAAACCGTTGTGATGATCGACAAGCCACGGACCGACGTTGATGTCCCAACGGCTGACGATGATCTGGACGGCTTAGGCTACTTGCAAGGCAAGAACATGGGCTTTGTGAACCAAAAGGCCTTTGAAGGGGTTGTCTTGGCTCATACCGATGGTGGTGTGCCTAATATGAGCGTTCATATCCCAGATACGACGCCATACACGTTGGGTTACCTAATCTACTTCTTTGAAGTGGCTATTGGGATCTCCGGTTACCTGAACGGGATTAACCCATTCAACCAACCTGGTGTTGAGGCCTACAAGACCAACATGTTTGCTCTTTTAGGCAAGCCCGGGTTTGAAAAGTTAGGCAAGGAACTAAACGCCCGGCTTTAA
- a CDS encoding YfhO family protein, translated as MKASKKNYWLYTLIFAGLVVCLYGIFILTGKSFIWEGDGLAQHYPVLEKFYTWLHAGSLSGWSWNLGLGADKMTTFSYYVLGDPFSYLIWFFPKHSIEMGYNLLILLRLYVSGLAFMLFARQRHFKPGSQMMGTLTYTFTGYSLYVSIRHPFFLLPMILFPLLAYGIDHIYQGKTWVPLAVFTGLALVSNFYFAYILAIGSLVYAVLRYFNVRDTIAQKGWPLIIKLVGAGLAGFLLSGIIFIPSLIGVLTSTRATGNFANGYFIYPFSYYLRLPNALGTTGNPMRFWANLGLAGLTFLSLMYVVRHARRYLWFDIGLLILVIGSLLPEVAAIMNGGTTPSQRWLLLGCLAFSLAVMYFIDALPRIDRSDLSAMIVGTLFLLVLVWAANGFIFSNDPHDFVIYGLLLLTLGAIVVGHFYQWSRHRVIWTLLGLLCLNIVANGYGYFSPNAGGASNQLLTRGVASKFQRNFYDGAESYVKQQPGFKRSTISKYYYYSNEAKTNMGMNLGAHDIMSYFSIQDGSVGDFSEELANSQFKMNKPINQADNRTTMSNLLGVNYIFARSNQLKTQGFPYGYTPVKKNGHVLTYKDRPVHDLGNNYDTVILKSKYALPLAYLQTKQLSQRQFKQLNGSDKEQALTYGALTAKQAKGVPTTTYHSQSKTLGYQTQADNSTVLDNLKQVMKFRQQGNQMDPDKITTTKSSLIQTNQDRSVNITDDKARLERLTGQNRTALQQNNRANRTALHKMISDNQNQPVTYRLHLKQPKQNKGTEMYLELDGIQAERFSVNDKYQAAKTTKAFSNQAFTGITRINQLRSSIWNQSDGAYSVTATTANNVTSFNQLGQSNLSDYQEKHHVLLNLGYSDKARHNIKLTFKGVKNLSFKSAKVIAVPFGSQYDQRMSQLQKQGLQGLDVKNNRVTGTSRSTQASVLTTSIPYNTGWQLKVDGKQQPITKVNVGFVGARLSAGTHKIELTYRTPGQRLGMGLTLLGALVLLVTGGYHFWWRRRR; from the coding sequence GTGAAGGCTTCAAAGAAGAATTATTGGCTTTATACGCTAATCTTTGCCGGATTAGTGGTTTGTCTCTACGGCATTTTTATCCTGACGGGTAAGTCGTTCATCTGGGAAGGGGACGGCTTGGCACAGCATTATCCCGTACTGGAAAAGTTTTATACCTGGTTACATGCAGGGAGTTTATCAGGGTGGTCATGGAATCTTGGCTTAGGCGCGGATAAAATGACGACCTTCTCTTACTATGTCTTGGGGGACCCTTTCAGTTATCTGATCTGGTTCTTCCCGAAGCACAGTATTGAGATGGGCTACAACCTGTTGATTCTACTGCGACTATACGTGAGTGGTTTGGCATTCATGCTGTTTGCTCGGCAACGTCACTTTAAGCCCGGCAGTCAGATGATGGGGACGTTGACGTACACCTTTACCGGGTATTCACTGTACGTTAGCATTCGGCACCCATTTTTCTTGTTACCCATGATCTTGTTCCCACTGTTAGCTTACGGGATTGATCACATCTATCAGGGAAAAACGTGGGTCCCGCTGGCCGTCTTCACGGGGCTGGCCCTGGTCAGCAACTTTTATTTTGCATACATTCTGGCAATTGGGAGTCTGGTCTACGCCGTTTTGCGGTACTTCAATGTCCGGGACACGATCGCCCAAAAAGGCTGGCCTCTAATCATTAAATTGGTGGGTGCCGGATTGGCCGGTTTCTTGCTGTCCGGGATCATCTTTATTCCATCATTAATTGGGGTTTTGACGTCGACGCGGGCCACGGGAAACTTTGCCAACGGTTACTTTATTTATCCATTTAGCTATTATTTGCGGTTGCCGAATGCGCTGGGGACGACGGGGAATCCCATGCGCTTCTGGGCCAATCTGGGCTTAGCTGGGCTGACTTTCTTGAGCCTGATGTACGTGGTGCGGCATGCGCGCCGGTACCTCTGGTTTGATATCGGGTTGTTAATCTTGGTCATCGGCTCGTTACTACCCGAGGTTGCTGCCATCATGAACGGGGGCACCACGCCGTCGCAACGATGGCTATTACTGGGTTGCTTGGCCTTTAGTCTGGCGGTCATGTACTTTATTGATGCCTTGCCGCGAATCGATCGGAGCGACCTTTCGGCGATGATCGTCGGCACGTTATTTTTGCTGGTCCTGGTTTGGGCCGCCAACGGGTTTATCTTTAGCAATGATCCGCACGATTTTGTTATCTATGGGTTACTCCTGCTCACGTTAGGAGCGATCGTGGTGGGTCACTTCTATCAGTGGTCGCGTCACCGGGTTATCTGGACGTTGCTGGGACTCTTGTGTTTAAACATTGTGGCCAACGGTTACGGGTACTTCAGCCCTAACGCTGGGGGTGCCAGCAATCAATTGCTGACACGCGGTGTTGCTAGCAAGTTCCAGCGTAATTTCTACGATGGGGCCGAGAGCTACGTGAAGCAGCAACCCGGTTTTAAGCGCAGTACGATTAGCAAGTATTATTACTATAGTAATGAAGCGAAAACCAATATGGGGATGAATTTAGGTGCCCATGACATCATGTCGTATTTCTCAATTCAAGATGGATCGGTGGGCGACTTCAGCGAAGAATTGGCCAACTCACAATTCAAGATGAATAAACCCATCAATCAGGCGGACAATCGAACCACGATGAGTAATCTGCTCGGTGTTAACTACATTTTCGCCCGGAGTAATCAGCTCAAGACACAGGGTTTTCCGTACGGCTATACACCCGTGAAAAAGAACGGACACGTGTTGACCTATAAGGATCGACCCGTCCATGACCTGGGGAATAACTATGATACGGTCATTTTGAAGTCAAAATACGCGTTGCCACTGGCTTATTTGCAGACTAAGCAGCTGAGTCAGAGACAGTTCAAGCAGCTGAACGGGAGTGATAAGGAACAAGCCCTGACGTATGGTGCGTTGACCGCCAAACAAGCCAAGGGTGTTCCGACGACGACCTACCACAGTCAGAGTAAGACGCTGGGGTATCAAACGCAGGCAGATAACAGCACGGTGCTGGATAATTTGAAACAGGTCATGAAGTTCCGGCAACAAGGAAATCAGATGGACCCCGACAAGATTACCACCACCAAGTCATCATTGATACAGACCAACCAAGACCGGTCCGTTAACATTACGGATGACAAGGCACGGTTGGAACGGCTGACTGGGCAAAATCGGACTGCGTTGCAGCAAAATAACCGGGCAAACCGGACGGCGCTGCATAAGATGATTAGTGACAATCAGAACCAACCGGTCACGTATCGTCTGCATCTCAAGCAACCTAAGCAAAATAAGGGAACGGAGATGTATCTGGAACTCGATGGTATTCAGGCTGAACGGTTCTCAGTCAACGATAAGTATCAAGCCGCGAAGACAACCAAGGCCTTCAGTAACCAGGCGTTCACGGGGATTACGCGGATTAATCAGTTGCGTTCGTCAATCTGGAATCAAAGTGACGGGGCTTACTCGGTTACAGCGACGACGGCTAACAACGTCACGAGCTTTAATCAACTTGGCCAGTCAAACCTGTCGGACTACCAGGAGAAGCATCACGTGCTCCTGAATTTAGGGTATTCGGACAAGGCACGGCACAATATTAAGTTAACGTTTAAGGGCGTCAAGAATCTGTCGTTTAAATCGGCTAAGGTCATTGCGGTGCCATTTGGCAGCCAATATGATCAACGGATGTCACAGCTCCAGAAGCAAGGCTTGCAGGGCTTAGACGTCAAAAATAACCGGGTGACGGGAACGTCACGGTCGACGCAAGCCAGTGTGCTGACAACGTCGATTCCGTATAACACGGGTTGGCAGCTGAAGGTGGACGGCAAGCAACAGCCGATCACCAAGGTTAACGTTGGATTCGTGGGTGCTCGGCTTTCGGCGGGAACCCATAAGATTGAACTCACCTATCGGACGCCAGGACAACGCCTCGGCATGGGGTTAACCCTACTGGGCGCTCTGGTATTGCTCGTCACCGGTGGCTACCACTTCTGGTGGCGTCGACGGCGGTAA